A genome region from Cohaesibacter gelatinilyticus includes the following:
- a CDS encoding alpha-1,2-fucosyltransferase yields the protein MSDYAMAEHPDYDKIIVTKLQGGLGNILFQYIAGLSLARKRDCALFCAQDGGVIHQSGLELVGINPNYLDLPADLMRRARRKKDRRLSEHFKSRLSLWPLKPVSEPHFHYWPGFEDLPTGILLSGYWQSCRYFDLFKHELNDIINLEAIVQTCDPALLDTITCNNTVSVHIRRGDFSKDPTALSVHGIVEEDYYDCARALLDREVQPDLYCVFSDAPETAKEMLAHWDKTLFIEGNSQQQDLALMSLCHHNIIANSSFSWWGAMLNRHSKKNVCAPKAWFTPHALQTRSTADLFPGDWNVI from the coding sequence ATGAGTGATTATGCAATGGCTGAGCATCCAGACTATGACAAGATCATTGTCACCAAATTGCAAGGCGGTCTGGGGAATATCCTGTTTCAATATATTGCCGGTTTGTCATTGGCGCGTAAGCGTGATTGTGCGCTTTTTTGTGCACAGGATGGGGGCGTTATTCATCAATCGGGTTTGGAGCTCGTTGGTATCAATCCCAACTACCTTGATTTGCCGGCGGACTTGATGCGGCGCGCAAGGCGTAAAAAAGATCGCAGACTGAGCGAGCATTTCAAAAGTCGCTTGAGCCTGTGGCCCCTAAAACCGGTGTCAGAACCACATTTTCACTATTGGCCAGGCTTTGAAGATTTGCCGACAGGTATTCTGCTGTCCGGATATTGGCAGAGTTGCCGGTATTTTGATCTTTTTAAACACGAACTGAATGACATCATCAATCTGGAAGCGATTGTGCAGACATGTGATCCGGCTCTACTAGATACAATAACATGCAACAACACAGTTTCGGTCCATATCCGCCGTGGCGATTTCAGCAAAGATCCAACAGCGCTTTCGGTTCATGGCATTGTGGAAGAAGACTATTACGATTGCGCTCGAGCCTTGCTGGATCGAGAGGTCCAGCCCGATCTTTATTGTGTTTTTTCCGATGCTCCCGAGACGGCAAAGGAAATGTTGGCGCATTGGGATAAGACATTATTCATTGAAGGGAACAGTCAGCAGCAAGATCTGGCCTTGATGAGCTTGTGTCACCATAACATCATTGCGAATAGCAGTTTCAGCTGGTGGGGAGCCATGCTAAACAGACATTCGAAAAAGAATGTCTGTGCACCGAAGGCCTGGTTTACCCCTCATGCTCTGCAAACCCGTTCAACAGCAGATTTGTTTCCCGGGGACTGGAACGTAATCTGA
- a CDS encoding glycosyltransferase family 10 domain-containing protein, whose amino-acid sequence MTLKSSVGFARIVAAILAKLVYIVRRFMCAKYSRSSLLTKTIIHLTSNNDLKSFIRQTPAGDGIWDDYQFDFVNGRHDADWLIAFDEPHRECQTNLPKSRRILFRTEPQSIKFYSADFLNQFGTIVAIDANPSFHGTTILSQTALPWMYGLDFSNPGKALQWDALRTNRPHTAKGEISVVCSTKNMNINQSRRIRFLGLLKEALGERLTIYGRGFEQIADKKEAIDGFRYHLVLENNLLTDGWTEKLADPILGGVFPISAGAPNLNDYFDPQGFASIDITKPKQAVAQVLNILEQDRAALAGAAMAENRRRLMFEYNMFPLCCKIIEQLQQEQETSILRPSEIYSFHPNIKPAWKKLLAIPKPLRPMARKLYLSLTETQ is encoded by the coding sequence ATGACTCTTAAATCCAGTGTTGGTTTTGCAAGAATAGTTGCAGCTATTCTTGCAAAACTGGTTTATATAGTCCGTCGTTTTATGTGTGCAAAATATTCGAGATCCAGCCTTTTGACCAAGACAATCATACATCTGACAAGCAATAACGATCTAAAGAGCTTCATACGTCAGACCCCGGCCGGGGATGGCATATGGGATGACTATCAGTTTGATTTTGTCAATGGCAGGCATGACGCAGACTGGCTGATTGCGTTCGATGAACCTCATCGAGAATGCCAGACCAATCTCCCGAAATCACGCCGTATCCTGTTTCGCACCGAGCCTCAAAGTATCAAATTTTATTCTGCTGATTTTTTGAATCAGTTCGGAACGATTGTTGCGATTGATGCCAACCCATCTTTTCACGGCACCACCATTCTCTCTCAAACGGCTCTTCCATGGATGTATGGTCTTGACTTTTCAAATCCCGGCAAGGCTCTTCAATGGGATGCGTTGAGGACAAATCGGCCCCATACTGCCAAAGGAGAGATTTCTGTCGTTTGCTCAACCAAAAATATGAACATCAATCAGAGCCGCCGTATCCGGTTTTTGGGTCTATTGAAAGAAGCATTGGGCGAACGTCTGACAATTTATGGTCGGGGTTTTGAGCAGATTGCTGACAAGAAGGAAGCGATCGATGGATTTCGCTATCATCTTGTGCTGGAAAATAATCTTCTCACTGATGGCTGGACAGAGAAGCTGGCTGATCCCATTCTGGGGGGAGTATTCCCAATCAGTGCTGGGGCACCCAATCTGAACGACTATTTCGACCCGCAGGGATTTGCCAGTATTGATATCACCAAGCCCAAACAGGCTGTGGCTCAGGTTCTGAACATTCTCGAACAGGATCGTGCCGCTCTGGCTGGCGCGGCAATGGCTGAGAATAGAAGGCGCCTCATGTTTGAATATAACATGTTCCCGCTCTGTTGTAAGATAATTGAACAACTTCAGCAGGAACAGGAAACAAGTATCTTGCGCCCGAGTGAAATATATTCGTTTCACCCGAACATCAAACCCGCATGGAAAAAACTGCTTGCCATTCCAAAGCCTTTGCGCCCAATGGCGCGCAAGCTCTATCTTTCTCTGACAGAGACGCAATAA